Proteins from a single region of Carassius gibelio isolate Cgi1373 ecotype wild population from Czech Republic chromosome B15, carGib1.2-hapl.c, whole genome shotgun sequence:
- the LOC127972736 gene encoding sestrin-3-like → MNGTADICHHCRNMIREKEKGIKMSRHISTGPSSFIPENEIIEAMPLNDFLDEELSGRMYNLTQVMGLHPHYLQAFLHCHYYLLRMDGPLPHHYRHYIAIMAAARHQCSTLVCQHVQEFEQFNVCSDWLRGLEFCPQRLRNLNEINKILAHRPWLITKEHIQALVKTGEHSWSLAELVHAVVLLAHFHALASFVFGSGVNPDPEVTEVNGVTDDLCPPAMEGLCTCHLTNSNQANGNPLRNPDTGSELEALMERMKRLLEEREDDDASEEEMFTRFEKEKKESLLVVAAGFDEEVVPPSPVARFVDDPSFGYQDFARHGEDNPPTFKAQDYTWEDHGFSLVNRLYSDIGHLLDDKFRTACDLTYYNMASHEGVDTSMLRRALFNYVHCMYGIRYDDYDYGEVNQLLERNLKVYIKTVTCYPERTTRRMYESYWHQFRHSEKVHVNLLLMEARMQAELLYALRAITHYMT, encoded by the exons ATGAACGGAACCGCAGACATCTGCCACCACTGCCGGAACATGATCAGAGAAAAG GAAAAGGGAATAAAGATGTCAAGACACATATCAACAGGACCAAGCTCATTTATTCCAGAAAATGAG ATCATAGAAGCCATGCCTCTGAATGACTTCTTAGATGAAGAGTTGAGCGGTCGTATGTACAACCTGACGCAGGTGATGGGGCTGCACCCGCATTATCTTCAAGCCTTCCTGCACTGCCACTATTATCTCTTGAGGATGGACGGCCCACTACCACACCACTACAGGCATTATATCGCTATAATG GCTGCAGCGCGGCATCAGTGTTCCACGCTGGTCTGTCAGCACGTGCAAGAGTTTGAGCAGTTTAacgtgtgctctgattggttgagagGTCTGGAGTTCTGCCCACAACGACTTCGCAACCTCAATGAGATTAACAAGATCCTTGCGCATAGACCTTGGCTTATCACCAAGGAACACATACAG GCTCTGGTGAAGACGGGAGAACACAGCTGGTCTCTGGCAGAGCTGGTTCATGCTGTCGTACTGTTGGCACATTTCCATGCCTTGGCTAGTTTTGTGTTTGGTAGCGGTGTCAACCCTGACCCTGAGGTCACAGAGGTCAACGGGGTCACGGATGACCTTTGCCCTCCAGCCATGGAAGGTTTATGCACCTGCCACCTTACAAACAGCAACCAAGCCAACGGGAACCCCCTGCGTAACCCTGACACTGGG AGTGAGCTGGAAGCTCTGATGGAGAGAATGAAGCGATTGTTGGAGGAGAGAGAAGATGATGATGCATCAGAGGAAGAGATGTTCACTCgctttgaaaaagaaaagaaagagagtcTTCTAGTGGTGGCTGCAG GGTTTGATGAGGAAGTAGTGCCTCCTTCTCCCGTGGCTCGGTTTGTAGATGACCCGTCATTTGGATACCAAGACTTTGCGCGACACGGAGAAGACAACCCACCCACTTTTAAAGCACAA GACTACACATGGGAGGATCATGGTTTCTCTCTGGTGAACCGGTTGTACTCTGACATCGGTCACCTGCTGGATGATAAGTTCAGAACGGCGTGTGATCTTACCTATTACAACATGGCCAGTCACGAGGGGGTGGACACCAGCATGCTGCGCAGGGCTCTCTTCAACTACGTCCACTGTATGTATGGAATTAG GTATGATGATTATGACTACGGTGAGGTGAATCAGTTGTTGGAGCGCAATCTGAAGGTTTACATCAAAACAGTGACGTGTTATCCAGAGAGAACCACGCGCCGCATGTACGAGAGCTACTGGCACCAGTTCAGACACTCCGAGAAG GTTCATGTGAATTTGCTTCTAATGGAAGCTCGAATGCAGGCAGAGCTGCTCTATGCCTTGAGAGCCATCACTCATTATATGACCTGA